One segment of Paenibacillus rhizovicinus DNA contains the following:
- a CDS encoding aldo/keto reductase: MDYRRLGRSGLAVSALGLGTNAFGKRCDRAASTAIIDCALDRGINFIDTANIYAGTESETIIGHALSGKRDRAVLATKAGLPRREGPNGSGSSRHHLQRELEESLKRLQTDYVDVYQIHTFDPYTPLEETLRALDDFVSAGKVRYIGASNYAAWELTKALGISELRGFDRYVSVQTSYSLADRTPERELVPACLDQGVGIIPYFPLAGGILSGKYASDPSGTAPSGSRAETDKGFNRFMNERELALGHAVKRIAEAHGYRPGALSLAWLMARPAVSTVIAGATRAEQLEDNLSSLSIAMTAELEAELEAASAPFRHGEPFANYRLP; encoded by the coding sequence ATGGACTATCGTCGTCTTGGCAGGAGCGGGCTCGCCGTATCGGCGCTCGGGCTCGGCACGAACGCATTCGGCAAGCGCTGCGATCGCGCGGCATCGACCGCGATCATTGACTGCGCCCTGGACAGGGGAATCAATTTCATCGATACGGCCAATATATACGCGGGAACGGAATCCGAAACCATCATCGGGCATGCGCTGAGCGGCAAGCGCGACAGAGCCGTGCTCGCCACGAAAGCGGGACTTCCGCGCAGGGAAGGACCGAACGGAAGCGGCTCGTCCCGGCATCATCTGCAGCGGGAGCTGGAGGAGAGCCTGAAACGGCTTCAGACCGACTATGTGGACGTGTACCAAATCCATACGTTCGATCCCTATACCCCGCTCGAGGAAACGCTCCGCGCGCTCGACGACTTTGTCAGCGCGGGGAAAGTGCGCTACATCGGCGCATCGAATTACGCGGCCTGGGAGCTGACCAAGGCGCTCGGCATCAGCGAGCTGCGAGGGTTCGACCGGTACGTCTCCGTACAGACGAGCTACTCGCTTGCCGATCGCACGCCGGAGCGCGAGCTGGTGCCGGCTTGCCTGGATCAGGGAGTCGGGATCATCCCGTACTTCCCTCTTGCAGGCGGTATTCTGAGCGGCAAATACGCGTCCGATCCGTCGGGCACCGCGCCGTCCGGGTCCAGGGCGGAGACCGACAAAGGCTTCAACCGATTCATGAACGAGCGTGAATTAGCGCTGGGCCATGCGGTCAAACGGATCGCGGAAGCGCACGGTTATCGGCCGGGCGCGTTGTCGCTGGCATGGCTGATGGCCCGTCCGGCCGTATCGACGGTCATTGCCGGCGCCACGAGGGCCGAGCAGCTGGAGGACAACCTGAGCAGCCTCTCGATCGCGATGACCGCGGAGCTCGAAGCGGAATTGGAAGCCGCAAGCGCACCGTTCCGTCACGGCGAGCCGTTCGCGAATTACCGGCTTCCTTAA
- a CDS encoding carbohydrate ABC transporter permease: MVEQPAHAAQSTHAAQAAKQSKSIKSRSLDANPWWAQSIIYLILIVAGLITLLPMVNVWAISFSEAHEIYKNPMMIWPKSFTIEAYKYIFNTEVLLKAFGITVFVTVVGTFLNLVFTATGAYGLSKTQIPGHRFLLWLVIIPMLFGAGLIPMYILLKNIGLLDSVWVLIIPQLVAPFNLILMRNFFWSIPESLEESARIDGASDMRVLWSVILPLSKPVIATVGLFYAVGHWNDFFSALYFISDNSKWPLQMVLRSIIIDFNMLNMGTQNTSTLNDSSHLVVQPENIKAATIIFAIVPILLVYPFLQKYFVKGIMLGSVKG, encoded by the coding sequence ATGGTAGAACAACCTGCCCATGCCGCGCAATCTACCCATGCCGCGCAAGCCGCCAAACAGTCGAAGTCCATCAAGTCTAGAAGCTTGGATGCGAACCCTTGGTGGGCGCAGAGCATCATTTACCTCATCCTGATCGTGGCGGGCTTGATTACGCTGCTGCCGATGGTGAACGTATGGGCGATCTCCTTCAGCGAGGCGCACGAGATCTACAAGAATCCGATGATGATCTGGCCCAAGTCGTTCACGATCGAAGCGTACAAATACATTTTCAATACGGAAGTGCTGTTGAAGGCTTTCGGCATCACCGTATTCGTTACGGTCGTGGGCACGTTCCTCAATCTGGTGTTCACGGCAACGGGCGCTTACGGCTTATCGAAGACGCAAATTCCAGGTCATCGTTTCTTGCTGTGGCTGGTCATTATTCCGATGCTGTTCGGCGCGGGCCTGATCCCGATGTACATTTTGCTCAAGAATATCGGGCTCCTCGACAGCGTCTGGGTGTTGATCATCCCGCAGCTGGTCGCGCCGTTTAACCTGATCCTGATGCGCAACTTCTTCTGGAGCATTCCGGAGAGCTTAGAGGAATCGGCCCGGATCGATGGCGCTTCGGATATGCGCGTGCTGTGGAGCGTTATTCTCCCGTTGTCCAAACCCGTAATCGCCACGGTCGGGTTGTTCTATGCGGTCGGGCACTGGAATGATTTCTTCTCCGCATTGTACTTCATCAGCGACAACAGCAAGTGGCCGCTTCAGATGGTGCTGCGCTCGATCATCATCGATTTCAACATGCTCAACATGGGAACGCAGAACACGAGCACGTTGAACGATTCCAGCCACTTGGTCGTCCAGCCGGAGAATATTAAGGCCGCAACGATCATATTCGCTATCGTGCCGATTCTTCTGGTCTATCCGTTCCTGCAGAAATATTTTGTCAAAGGCATTATGCTGGGTTCCGTCAAAGGCTAA
- the katG gene encoding catalase/peroxidase HPI has protein sequence MASSGGKCPFPHGSTTTPSSSGTTNRNWWPNQLNLNILHQHDKKSNPMGEAFNYAEAFAELDYQALKQDLRDLMTNSQDWWPADYGHYGPFFIRMAWHSAGTYRTGDGRGGAGTGTQRFAPLNSWPDNGNLDKARRLLWPIKQKYGNKISWADLFILTGNVAIESMGGKTFGFGGGREDVWHPEEDIFWGVETEWLGDKRYKGDRELDNPLAAVQMGLIYVNPEGPNGKPDPLASARDIRETFKRMGMDDEETVALVAGGHTFGKAHGAGDAALVGKEPEGAPVEALGLGWLSTHGSGKGRDTITSGIEGAWTANPTQWDNGYFDLMFAYEWELTKSPAGANQWAPVNPAEEHLAPDAEDASVRIPTIMTTADMALRADPAYEKISRRFHANPEEFADVFARAWFKLTHRDMGPRARYLGPEVPAEVLIWQDPIDAGENELTDADVAALKIKLLDAGLTVGELVTTAWASASTFRGSDMRGGANGSRIRLAPQKDWEANQPAQLAKVLTVLEGIQAGLDKKVSLADLIVLGGSAAVEKAARDAGFEVSVPFAPGRGDASQEQTDVESFAVLEPVADGFRNYQKKQYSVSPAELLVDKAQLLNLSAPEMTALVGGMRVLGTNFEGTDHGVFTDRVGTLSNDFFVNLLDMGIAWKPAAGGVYEGTDRGTGKVVRTATIVDLVFGSNSVLRAIAEVYAQDDNQEKFVRDFAAAWVKVMNADRFDLK, from the coding sequence ATGGCTTCCTCTGGCGGAAAATGCCCGTTCCCGCACGGCAGCACGACGACTCCCAGCTCCAGCGGCACGACGAATAGAAATTGGTGGCCGAATCAGCTGAACTTGAACATTCTGCATCAGCACGACAAGAAATCGAACCCGATGGGCGAGGCGTTTAATTATGCCGAAGCCTTCGCAGAGCTGGATTACCAAGCCCTGAAGCAGGATCTGCGCGATCTGATGACGAACAGCCAAGATTGGTGGCCGGCAGACTACGGACATTACGGTCCGTTCTTTATCCGGATGGCTTGGCATTCCGCGGGCACTTACCGCACGGGCGACGGCCGCGGCGGGGCCGGAACCGGGACGCAGCGTTTTGCTCCGCTGAACAGCTGGCCGGACAACGGCAACCTTGACAAAGCACGCCGATTGCTGTGGCCGATCAAGCAAAAATACGGCAACAAGATCTCTTGGGCCGACTTGTTTATATTAACGGGCAATGTCGCGATCGAATCCATGGGCGGCAAGACATTCGGCTTCGGCGGCGGCCGCGAGGACGTCTGGCATCCGGAAGAGGATATCTTCTGGGGAGTGGAGACGGAGTGGCTGGGCGATAAGCGCTACAAAGGCGATCGCGAGCTGGATAATCCGCTTGCCGCCGTTCAGATGGGGCTGATCTACGTGAATCCGGAAGGCCCGAACGGTAAACCGGATCCGCTTGCAAGCGCCCGCGACATCCGCGAAACCTTCAAACGGATGGGAATGGACGATGAAGAAACCGTAGCGCTCGTGGCCGGCGGACATACGTTCGGCAAGGCGCACGGTGCGGGAGATGCGGCGCTTGTAGGCAAAGAACCAGAGGGTGCTCCCGTCGAAGCGCTCGGCCTAGGCTGGTTAAGCACGCATGGATCGGGCAAAGGCCGCGACACCATCACGAGCGGTATCGAAGGCGCTTGGACGGCGAACCCGACGCAGTGGGATAATGGTTATTTCGATCTCATGTTCGCCTATGAGTGGGAGCTTACGAAGAGCCCGGCAGGGGCGAATCAGTGGGCGCCCGTAAATCCCGCCGAGGAACATCTTGCGCCGGACGCGGAAGATGCCTCCGTTCGTATTCCGACGATAATGACCACGGCGGATATGGCGTTGCGCGCGGATCCGGCTTACGAGAAGATTTCTCGCCGCTTCCATGCGAATCCGGAAGAATTCGCCGACGTATTCGCGCGCGCGTGGTTCAAACTGACGCACCGCGACATGGGTCCGCGCGCAAGATATCTGGGTCCGGAGGTGCCGGCCGAAGTATTGATCTGGCAAGATCCGATCGATGCCGGGGAGAACGAATTAACGGATGCCGATGTAGCGGCGTTGAAAATCAAGCTGCTTGACGCCGGTCTCACGGTCGGCGAACTGGTAACGACGGCTTGGGCGTCGGCGAGCACGTTCCGCGGCTCCGATATGCGCGGCGGCGCGAACGGTTCCCGCATCCGCCTTGCTCCTCAGAAGGATTGGGAAGCGAACCAGCCTGCGCAGCTGGCCAAAGTACTTACGGTTCTCGAAGGCATTCAAGCGGGGCTGGATAAGAAAGTGAGCTTGGCGGACTTGATCGTGCTCGGCGGCAGCGCTGCGGTAGAGAAGGCTGCAAGAGATGCAGGCTTTGAAGTGAGCGTGCCTTTTGCCCCTGGACGCGGCGATGCTTCGCAAGAACAAACCGATGTCGAAAGCTTCGCCGTGCTGGAGCCGGTCGCCGATGGTTTCCGCAACTACCAGAAGAAGCAGTACAGCGTAAGCCCGGCCGAGCTTCTGGTCGATAAGGCGCAGCTGCTGAACCTGAGTGCGCCGGAAATGACGGCGCTCGTCGGAGGCATGCGCGTGCTGGGCACGAACTTCGAAGGCACCGATCATGGCGTATTCACCGATCGGGTAGGCACGCTCTCGAACGACTTCTTCGTGAACCTGCTGGATATGGGCATTGCATGGAAGCCCGCAGCCGGAGGCGTATACGAAGGTACGGACCGCGGTACGGGCAAAGTCGTGCGCACGGCGACGATCGTAGACCTCGTGTTCGGTTCGAATTCCGTTCTGCGTGCCATTGCGGAAGTGTATGCGCAGGACGATAATCAAGAAAAGTTCGTCCGCGACTTTGCGGCCGCTTGGGTCAAAGTCATGAACGCAGATCGTTTTGACCTGAAATAA
- the thrC gene encoding threonine synthase translates to MDYISTRGKIAPVGFIDGVLMGLADDGGLLVPKQIPQLSEATLNAWQQLSYPELALELFSLYVDGEIPREELKQLVDESYGTFRDDEVTPVRRVNNGLHILELFHGPTFAFKDIALQFLGNLYAYISKKHNSTIHILGATSGDTGASAIEGVRGKEGIRICILHPHGKVSKVQELQMTTVDDANVLNLSVDGNFDDCQRIIKELFADVNFKQQYHLRAINSINIARILAQTVYYFYAYFQLAKQGQGEKVNFSVPTGNFGDIFAGYMAKRMGLPINKLILATNENNILERFVTEGVYQPGEFRGTHSPSMDIQVASNFERYLYYLNGEDAGIVSGLMDDFKRDGRIVIAGEALRQVQADFAAYGVQNDECLSEISSCYKEYGYLLDPHTACGVAAAHRFTAEDEVTVALSTAHPAKFDEAIRILDIKQTAPAQIQALSDKPQFQTRVTGTNEAVSEQLVRFF, encoded by the coding sequence ATGGATTACATCAGCACACGAGGCAAAATCGCACCTGTCGGTTTTATCGACGGCGTCTTAATGGGACTGGCCGACGACGGCGGACTGCTCGTTCCGAAGCAAATCCCGCAATTATCCGAAGCTACGCTAAACGCCTGGCAGCAGCTCTCTTATCCGGAGCTTGCGCTGGAACTGTTCTCGCTCTATGTCGACGGTGAAATCCCCCGCGAAGAATTGAAGCAGCTCGTCGACGAAAGCTACGGCACGTTCCGCGACGACGAAGTCACGCCGGTACGCCGCGTGAATAACGGCCTGCATATCCTGGAGCTGTTCCACGGCCCGACGTTCGCGTTCAAGGACATCGCTCTCCAATTCCTTGGCAATCTGTACGCCTATATTTCCAAGAAGCATAATTCCACCATCCACATCCTTGGCGCCACTTCCGGCGATACCGGCGCGTCCGCGATCGAAGGGGTGCGCGGCAAGGAAGGCATTCGCATCTGCATCCTGCATCCGCATGGCAAAGTCAGCAAAGTCCAAGAGCTGCAAATGACGACGGTCGACGATGCCAACGTGCTGAACCTGTCCGTCGACGGCAACTTCGACGACTGCCAGCGCATCATCAAGGAACTGTTCGCCGACGTCAATTTCAAGCAGCAGTACCACCTGCGCGCGATCAATTCCATCAACATCGCGCGGATTCTCGCGCAGACGGTTTATTACTTCTACGCTTACTTCCAGCTGGCCAAGCAGGGCCAAGGCGAGAAGGTCAACTTCAGCGTGCCGACTGGCAACTTCGGCGACATCTTCGCAGGCTACATGGCCAAACGCATGGGCTTGCCGATCAACAAGCTCATCCTGGCGACCAACGAGAACAACATTCTGGAGCGCTTCGTCACGGAAGGCGTCTACCAGCCGGGCGAGTTCCGCGGTACGCACAGCCCGTCCATGGACATCCAAGTGGCGAGTAACTTCGAGCGCTACTTGTACTACTTGAACGGCGAGGACGCAGGCATTGTCTCCGGCCTGATGGACGACTTCAAGCGCGACGGGCGCATCGTCATCGCCGGCGAGGCGCTGCGGCAAGTGCAGGCCGACTTCGCGGCGTACGGCGTGCAGAACGACGAGTGCCTGAGCGAAATCAGCAGCTGCTACAAGGAATACGGCTACCTGCTCGATCCGCACACGGCTTGCGGCGTGGCGGCGGCTCATCGCTTCACGGCGGAAGACGAAGTCACCGTAGCCCTGTCGACGGCGCATCCGGCCAAATTCGACGAGGCCATCCGGATCCTCGATATTAAGCAAACGGCGCCGGCTCAAATCCAAGCGCTGTCCGACAAGCCGCAGTTCCAGACCCGCGTGACGGGCACGAACGAAGCGGTGTCGGAGCAGTTGGTTCGTTTCTTCTAA
- a CDS encoding phytanoyl-CoA dioxygenase family protein — protein sequence MAANAVQTTKEDILAHYKENGFAVIPNALSQEELDYLNVLVEASLKENPEQWHKPIEGAVGTGSFLEKHPLEMDRFIRHPKIFPLIQEVLLGEARFAQFDFRDVSADRASSSEMNFHRDISYYGTIGGKIFDPENPYISTYACVIYYLSDVHECCPAFCLVPNSHTYGTLAEAKEKQGEAYEEIPIRGKAGTAVLYNITTYHTRKGGSAACTHGRRTMHNYHSRASSYPLTNWATVPEVLALSDDHDTRLFYSQWTPNQIKFARDTYTKPLPPYYPYHMIK from the coding sequence ATGGCTGCAAACGCGGTGCAAACGACGAAAGAGGATATTCTGGCGCACTATAAGGAGAATGGCTTCGCCGTCATTCCGAATGCATTGTCGCAGGAGGAGCTCGATTACTTGAACGTTTTGGTCGAAGCTTCATTGAAAGAGAATCCCGAGCAATGGCATAAGCCGATCGAAGGCGCGGTCGGCACGGGCAGCTTTCTGGAGAAGCATCCGCTGGAGATGGATCGATTCATCCGCCATCCGAAGATTTTCCCGCTCATCCAGGAGGTACTGCTCGGCGAGGCGCGCTTCGCCCAATTCGATTTCCGGGACGTTTCCGCGGACCGGGCGAGCAGCAGCGAGATGAATTTCCACCGTGACATCAGCTATTACGGCACCATCGGCGGGAAGATTTTCGATCCCGAGAATCCTTATATCAGCACGTACGCATGCGTCATCTATTATTTGTCGGACGTCCACGAATGCTGCCCGGCCTTCTGTCTGGTGCCGAACAGCCATACGTATGGAACATTGGCCGAAGCGAAGGAGAAGCAGGGCGAAGCTTACGAGGAGATCCCGATCCGGGGCAAAGCCGGAACCGCGGTGCTGTACAATATCACGACGTATCACACGCGGAAGGGCGGCAGCGCGGCGTGCACGCACGGCCGGCGGACGATGCATAACTATCATTCCCGGGCGTCGAGCTATCCGCTGACGAACTGGGCGACGGTGCCCGAAGTGCTCGCGCTCAGCGACGATCACGACACCCGCTTGTTTTATTCGCAGTGGACGCCGAACCAAATCAAATTCGCGCGTGACACCTACACGAAACCGCTTCCTCCCTATTATCCCTACCATATGATCAAGTAG
- a CDS encoding enolase C-terminal domain-like protein gives MTKIKRIRLIRTRHDASWTIVKVETDQDGLYGIGSANDYFNPSAVAAVIEELLAPTLIGRDAGAIEDIWQSMYQSGYWRNGSALMTAIGAIDMALWDIKGKEAGMPVHRLLGGPSRAAVPCYAHASGRDIGELIEDIARYQEEGYSVVRCQLGQYGGGGFLPADEAKRPSNAWPAKVVFDEEAYLEAIPDMFEQLRARFGSAAKFTHDVHEHLSPQGAVILSKRLEPYRLFFLEDVLPPEQIAWFRSIRQQSTTPQAMGELFTSPHEWMPLIQERLIDYIRVRVSKGGGISACRKIAAFAEAYGVRTAWQEGGDNDPVNQAAAMHLDMAIWNFGIQEENTFRAEELEAFPGHAVLKDGHLYANERPGLGIDIDEEKAAKLVSPETKTRIYHQPYPIDRKADGTIVRP, from the coding sequence ATGACCAAGATCAAGCGAATCAGGCTTATTCGCACGCGGCATGACGCCAGCTGGACGATCGTCAAGGTGGAGACGGATCAGGATGGATTGTACGGAATCGGGTCGGCGAACGATTATTTCAATCCGAGCGCCGTCGCGGCCGTCATCGAGGAGCTGCTCGCGCCGACGCTGATCGGACGCGATGCCGGCGCGATCGAAGACATTTGGCAGTCCATGTACCAGAGCGGTTATTGGCGCAACGGCTCCGCGCTGATGACGGCGATCGGCGCGATCGACATGGCGCTCTGGGACATCAAGGGCAAGGAAGCCGGCATGCCGGTGCATCGGCTGCTCGGCGGACCGAGCCGCGCGGCCGTGCCCTGCTACGCGCATGCAAGCGGGAGGGATATCGGCGAGCTGATCGAGGATATCGCCCGCTATCAGGAAGAGGGCTATTCGGTCGTTCGCTGCCAGCTGGGCCAGTATGGGGGCGGCGGGTTCCTTCCTGCCGACGAGGCGAAGAGGCCTTCCAATGCCTGGCCTGCGAAGGTCGTCTTCGACGAAGAAGCGTACCTGGAAGCGATTCCGGACATGTTCGAGCAGCTGCGCGCGCGCTTCGGCTCGGCTGCCAAATTCACGCATGACGTGCATGAGCATCTGTCTCCGCAGGGGGCGGTCATCCTGTCGAAGCGGCTGGAGCCGTACCGTTTATTCTTCCTCGAAGACGTGCTCCCGCCGGAGCAGATTGCCTGGTTCCGCTCGATTCGGCAGCAGAGCACCACGCCGCAAGCGATGGGAGAGCTGTTCACGAGTCCGCATGAATGGATGCCGCTTATTCAAGAGCGGTTGATCGATTACATCCGCGTCCGCGTGTCCAAGGGAGGCGGCATCTCGGCCTGCCGCAAAATCGCCGCTTTCGCCGAGGCCTACGGCGTCCGCACGGCATGGCAGGAAGGCGGGGACAACGATCCCGTCAACCAAGCCGCGGCCATGCATCTGGATATGGCCATCTGGAACTTCGGCATCCAGGAGGAGAATACGTTCCGTGCCGAGGAGCTCGAAGCATTCCCGGGGCATGCGGTGCTGAAGGACGGACATCTCTATGCGAATGAGCGCCCGGGGCTCGGCATCGACATCGACGAGGAGAAGGCAGCGAAGCTCGTAAGCCCGGAGACGAAGACGCGAATCTATCACCAGCCGTATCCGATCGACCGGAAGGCGGACGGAACGATCGTACGTCCATAA
- a CDS encoding SDR family NAD(P)-dependent oxidoreductase codes for MPRKVVFIADADSWSGEGLLARFSQGGTDLILNSSRDDKEWEEALAACRAAGTEALITHVDLCSGSGISAMLDQAEKRIGPVDVMIHNCSAMSPASVEDCEETEFLHIMQRNAKSAFFCTQAFGRRMADRGGGSIIFVSSIHGEKPNGSSFAYSASQGAVKMLAHEAALFLGRFGIRVNVIEMGPVEGTDASFPSELSGLYDNYRYKVPSTKLGTAGDLAELAFFLAGEEASYVNGADIRLDGGFSLHYMDRRMNKPAGERNDSHEPKLER; via the coding sequence GTGCCCAGGAAAGTAGTCTTTATCGCGGATGCCGACAGCTGGTCCGGCGAGGGCCTTCTCGCTCGATTCAGCCAGGGCGGCACGGATCTGATTCTGAACAGCAGCAGGGACGACAAGGAATGGGAAGAAGCGCTCGCTGCCTGCAGAGCCGCAGGCACGGAGGCGCTCATTACGCATGTCGATCTATGCAGCGGCAGCGGTATATCCGCCATGCTGGATCAGGCCGAGAAGCGGATCGGCCCGGTCGATGTCATGATTCACAATTGCAGCGCCATGAGTCCCGCCAGCGTCGAAGACTGCGAGGAAACGGAGTTTCTCCACATCATGCAGAGGAACGCCAAATCCGCTTTTTTCTGTACGCAGGCGTTCGGCAGACGGATGGCGGACAGAGGCGGCGGCAGCATTATCTTCGTCAGCTCCATTCACGGCGAGAAGCCGAACGGCTCGTCCTTCGCGTACAGCGCCTCGCAAGGCGCGGTGAAGATGCTGGCCCATGAAGCGGCGTTGTTTCTGGGGCGGTTCGGCATTCGCGTCAATGTGATCGAGATGGGCCCCGTCGAAGGCACGGACGCTTCTTTTCCAAGTGAGCTTTCGGGACTCTACGACAACTATCGTTACAAGGTGCCCAGCACGAAGCTCGGAACGGCCGGCGATTTGGCCGAGCTTGCCTTCTTCCTAGCCGGGGAGGAAGCCAGTTATGTGAACGGAGCGGATATTCGACTAGACGGCGGCTTCAGTCTGCATTATATGGATCGTCGCATGAACAAGCCTGCCGGGGAGAGGAACGATAGCCATGAGCCAAAGCTTGAGCGGTAA
- a CDS encoding aldo/keto reductase: protein MDKTILGRTGLPVTKLSYGAMEIRGPRVWSGRPLEDADAERILHAVLDAGINLIDTSYDYGRSEELIGRFVSRRRNEFILATKCGCCVTDRGDHDETSHIWTRDNLLHNIDTSLQRLRTDYVDVLQLHGPTPQQAEEGELVDVLKEIQASGKARFIGVSSYVPNLPPFVDWGTFDTFQLPYSALEREHENWVTKAADTGAGIIIRGGVGQGEPGIGRGSEDRWRAWEEAKLDELLEHGEQRTGFLLRFTLSHPSMTTTIVGTKNPVHLMENLRYAERGPLSKDVYEEAKKRLDAIGSKPAAIE, encoded by the coding sequence ATGGACAAAACGATATTAGGCCGCACCGGATTGCCGGTCACGAAATTGAGCTACGGCGCCATGGAAATTCGCGGCCCGCGCGTATGGAGCGGACGGCCGCTCGAGGACGCCGATGCGGAGCGCATTCTGCATGCCGTGCTTGACGCAGGCATCAACCTGATCGACACCTCGTACGATTACGGCCGCAGCGAGGAATTGATCGGCCGCTTCGTGAGCCGCCGCCGGAACGAGTTCATCCTAGCGACGAAATGCGGCTGCTGCGTCACCGACCGCGGCGATCATGACGAGACGTCCCATATATGGACGCGCGATAATTTGCTTCATAATATCGATACGAGCTTACAACGTTTGCGAACCGACTATGTCGACGTTCTGCAGCTGCACGGACCGACGCCTCAGCAAGCCGAGGAAGGCGAGCTCGTGGACGTGCTGAAGGAAATTCAAGCCAGCGGCAAGGCCCGTTTCATCGGCGTATCCTCTTACGTTCCGAACCTTCCTCCCTTCGTGGACTGGGGGACATTCGATACGTTCCAGCTGCCCTACTCCGCTCTGGAGCGCGAGCACGAGAATTGGGTGACGAAGGCGGCGGATACCGGAGCGGGCATTATCATTCGGGGCGGCGTCGGACAGGGCGAGCCGGGCATCGGGCGCGGCTCGGAAGATCGCTGGCGCGCATGGGAGGAAGCGAAGCTGGACGAATTGTTGGAGCATGGCGAGCAGCGTACCGGATTTCTGCTGCGCTTCACCTTGTCCCATCCTTCCATGACGACGACGATCGTCGGTACCAAAAATCCCGTCCATCTGATGGAAAATCTCCGTTACGCCGAGCGGGGTCCGCTCTCGAAGGACGTATACGAGGAAGCGAAGAAGCGCCTGGACGCCATTGGGAGCAAGCCGGCAGCAATTGAATAG
- a CDS encoding SDR family NAD(P)-dependent oxidoreductase — MSQSLSGKSALVTGAGTGIGKGVAVELARRGAHVAIHYNSSDAGAKDTQRLIEELGGKCMIIQADVADRGQIVRMADTAAAELGGIDILVNNAALQLNLQLFDYTEEQYDRVMNVNLKGYWQCIQAVLPHMKQRNFGRIINISSVHGKRPTDFDPVYSMSKGGIKMLGRESAIELARYGITVNTIAPGAVDVGKFSNKANRLKFPLGRIGLPADVASLVCYIASDETSFMTGTTIRLDGASMLL; from the coding sequence ATGAGCCAAAGCTTGAGCGGTAAGTCCGCACTCGTCACCGGCGCGGGGACGGGCATCGGCAAAGGCGTCGCCGTCGAGCTTGCAAGACGCGGCGCGCATGTCGCGATTCACTACAACTCCAGCGATGCCGGAGCCAAAGACACGCAGCGCCTAATCGAGGAGCTGGGCGGCAAGTGCATGATCATACAGGCAGACGTCGCCGATCGGGGGCAGATCGTCCGAATGGCCGATACGGCTGCCGCCGAGCTGGGCGGCATCGACATTCTGGTCAACAACGCGGCGCTGCAGCTTAACCTCCAGTTGTTCGATTATACGGAGGAGCAATACGACCGCGTCATGAACGTTAATCTTAAAGGGTATTGGCAGTGCATCCAAGCGGTCCTCCCTCATATGAAGCAACGAAATTTCGGCCGCATTATCAATATCTCCTCCGTCCACGGCAAACGACCGACCGACTTCGACCCGGTCTACAGCATGTCGAAGGGCGGCATCAAAATGCTCGGCAGAGAAAGCGCCATCGAGCTTGCGCGTTACGGCATCACGGTCAATACGATCGCGCCCGGCGCCGTCGACGTCGGCAAGTTCAGCAACAAGGCGAACCGATTGAAATTTCCGCTGGGGCGCATCGGACTGCCGGCGGACGTCGCTTCGCTGGTTTGCTATATCGCCTCGGACGAAACGTCGTTCATGACGGGTACCACCATCCGTTTGGACGGGGCCAGCATGTTATTGTAA